ATCTTAATCCACCTCTCTCATACCGCACAACCGCCAATTCTGCCAGCTCACTCTTACGCAAGCCTCGCACACGACCTTTGTCCCGGACCTTGTACCCGGCTTTCGATTCTTTGACACCTACTATTATTTTTAAAAAATCATGTCAAGGTTATATTCAGTATCCGCCTGCGATAACCCGTTAACCAGTCAGAAATATTCCTCCTTGAAGGTCAAACAGGTGGTGTGATAAGAGAACAGCCGTACTGAAATTGGCACGAGGAGGATATGTTCCAGGGTGCGAGAAATTGATATCATCATATCCGGAGGGAGGGTTCTTACATCGGACGAAGAGGATTCCATCATCCATACCGGGTCTGTCGCCATAGATGGAGACACCATCATCGGCGTAGGCAATTCTGAAGAGATAGAGGCGCGGTTTTCAGGACGCAAGACCATAGACGCCCGCAATTGTCTGGTCATGCCCGGCCTTATAAACGGTCACACCCACGCGGCAATGACCTGCTTCAGGGGTCTGGCGGACGACATGGCGCTGATGGACTGGCTGAACAATTACATATTCCCCGCCGAAGCCAGGAATGTCGATCCCGAACTGGCCTACTGGGGGAGCGCACTCGCGTGCGCCGAGATGATAAAATCGGGGACAACGACCTTCTGTGACATGTACCTGTTCGAGGATGAAACCGCCCAGGTTGCCCGCCAGGCCGGGATGCGGTGCCTCCTCGGAGAGGCAATCTTCGACTTTCCCTCGCCGAGCACAAAAACCCCCGAGGAGGGGCTTGCATACACGCGTATGCTCATCGAGAAGTGGGCCGATGACCCCCTCGTCAACATCGTGGTTGAGCCGCATTCGCTGTATACCTGCTCCCCCCCCGTCATCAAAAAGGCCAAGGCCCTAGCCGATCACTATGACCTTCCCTTCGCAATCCATCTCCTAGAAAACAGAGGGGAGGCGGAGCAGCTGAAGGA
This is a stretch of genomic DNA from Anaerolineae bacterium. It encodes these proteins:
- a CDS encoding amidohydrolase family protein, which translates into the protein MREIDIIISGGRVLTSDEEDSIIHTGSVAIDGDTIIGVGNSEEIEARFSGRKTIDARNCLVMPGLINGHTHAAMTCFRGLADDMALMDWLNNYIFPAEARNVDPELAYWGSALACAEMIKSGTTTFCDMYLFEDETAQVARQAGMRCLLGEAIFDFPSPSTKTPEEGLAYTRMLIEKWADDPLVNIVVEPHSLYTCSPPVIKKAKALADHYDLPFAIHLLENRGEAEQLK